One genomic window of Enterobacteriaceae endosymbiont of Donacia crassipes includes the following:
- the secG gene encoding preprotein translocase subunit SecG, translating to MYKLLLILFIFVSTMLISIILFQDNDEIDISASSNDIKSPFNTNMSNKILTRSIILLASLFFIISLIINNFNVKKYGKNNITSYNINKI from the coding sequence ATGTATAAATTATTATTAATTTTATTTATTTTTGTATCAACTATGTTAATTAGCATTATCTTATTTCAAGATAATGATGAAATAGATATCAGTGCATCATCAAATGATATAAAATCTCCTTTTAATACAAATATGTCTAATAAAATATTAACAAGAAGTATTATTTTACTTGCATCTTTATTTTTTATTATTAGTTTAATAATAAACAATTTTAATGTAAAAAAATATGGAAAAAATAATATTACATCTTATAATATAAATAAGATATAA
- a CDS encoding RlmE family RNA methyltransferase: protein MIYKKNKKSKLWLKNNFKDFYIKKVKNNINKFRSRSWFKLEQIEKIDKIFKKNMILIDLGSSPGGWSSFASSQIGNKGKIIAFDILPMHSIKNVDFYQGNIYDSIFLNKIFKKLNKKKVDMIMSDLSPNITGIKEIDIPHIFHLNESVLNLCYSYLKNNGILLVKFFQCKEFNKYYNKINSIFKTVKIRKPNASRSQSSEIYIVAKGYKN, encoded by the coding sequence ATGATATATAAAAAAAATAAAAAATCTAAATTATGGTTAAAAAATAATTTTAAAGATTTTTATATAAAAAAAGTTAAAAATAATATTAATAAATTTAGATCAAGATCATGGTTTAAATTAGAACAAATAGAAAAAATAGATAAAATTTTTAAAAAAAATATGATATTAATTGATTTAGGTTCCTCACCTGGAGGTTGGTCAAGTTTTGCTTCATCACAAATTGGTAATAAAGGAAAAATTATTGCATTTGATATATTACCCATGCATTCTATTAAAAATGTTGATTTTTATCAAGGTAATATATATGATTCTATTTTTTTAAATAAAATTTTTAAAAAACTTAATAAAAAAAAAGTAGATATGATTATGTCTGATTTATCTCCTAATATTACTGGTATAAAAGAAATAGACATACCACATATTTTTCATTTAAATGAATCAGTATTAAATTTATGTTATTCTTATTTAAAAAATAATGGAATTCTTTTAGTAAAATTTTTTCAATGTAAGGAATTTAATAAATATTATAATAAAATTAATTCTATATTTAAAACAGTAAAAATTAGAAAACCTAATGCTTCAAGATCTCAATCTAGTGAAATTTATATTGTTGCAAAAGGATATAAAAATTAA
- the rpoC gene encoding DNA-directed RNA polymerase subunit beta' translates to MKDLFNFLKSKNKMEVFDSIKLSLASSDMIKSWSFGEVKKPETINYRTFKPERDGLFCARIFGPIKDYECLCGKYKRLKHRGVVCEKCGVEVTQTKVRRDRMGHIELASPIAHIWFLKSLPSRIGLLLNMPLKDIEKVLYFESYVVIEEGMSSLERKQILSEEQYVNLLEEFGNEFEAKMGAEAIQYLLKNINLKKECKLLRNELLNTNSETKRKKIAKRIKLLESFIYSGNKPEWMIMNILPVLPPDLRPLVPLDGGRFATSDLNDLYRRVINRNNRLKRLLELSAPDIIIKNEKRMLQEAVDALLDNGRRGKSIIGSNKRPLKSLADMIKGKQGRFRQNLLGKRVDYSGRSVITVGPYLHLHQCGLPKKMALELFKPFIYSKLEINGFATTIKSAKKMVEKEEPIVWDILDEVIKGHPVLLNRAPTLHRLGIQAFEPLLIEGKAIQLHPLVCAAYNADFDGDQMAVHVPLTLEAQLEARILMMSTNNILSPANGEPIIVPSQDVVLGIYYMTKDKVNVNGEGMILTGPKEAERVYNIGQADLHACVKVRIKEYNKDLVTNKWIKNNIIVNTTIGRAIFWNQVPKGIPYYMVNKTLGKKDISQILNTCYRILGLKSTVIFADQIMYTGFHYAAKSGASVGIDDIIIPHNKVEIINEAESEVNEIQEQFQSGLVTAGERYNKIIDIWAAANEKVSKSMMKNLSIEKITNKNGSTIKQSSFNNIFMMADSGARGSAAQIRQLAGMRGLMAKPDGSIIETPIIANFREGLNVLQYFISTHGARKGLADTALKTANSGYLTRRLVDVAQDLVITEDDCLTLKGIKISSIITGKDIKESLKERILGRVTAENIYKKDGKTILIFRNTLLNEKYCDILEHHAIDNIKVRSVVSCETIFGVCSYCYGRDLARGHIINKGEAIGVIAAQSIGEPGTQLTMRTFHIGGAASRSAAESNIQIKNNGIIKLVNVKSVINFIKKLVVISRNAELKIINNLNKIIESYKIPYGAIITKKNGSDVKSGEIVSYWDPHTMPIITEVSGKVKFIDMLEGQTIIKQTDDLTGLTSIVVLDTSERPFIGKDFRPMIKIINNNNEDIIISRNDMPAHYFLPNKSIIHLEDGSYVNAGDILAKVPQDSGGTKDITGGLPRVADLFEARKPKDAAILAEINGIISFGKETKGKRRIIITPINSNIKPHEEMIPKWRQLNVFEGELINKGDIISDGPESPYDILRLKGVNAVTNYIINEVQDVYRLQGVKINDKHIEVIIRQMLRKATITKMGDSDFLEGEQLEISTIRNINKKLKKQGKKIVEYNRDLLGITKASLATSSFISAASFQETTRVLTESSVAGKSDELKGLKENVIVGRLIPAGTGYTYHINRINKKKINNKLNNISSADSAAANLTELLNADSS, encoded by the coding sequence GTGAAAGATTTATTTAATTTTTTAAAATCAAAAAATAAGATGGAAGTATTTGATTCAATAAAACTTTCTCTAGCTTCTTCTGATATGATAAAATCTTGGTCTTTTGGAGAAGTAAAAAAACCTGAAACAATTAATTATCGTACTTTTAAACCAGAAAGAGATGGATTATTTTGTGCTCGTATTTTTGGTCCTATTAAAGATTATGAATGTTTATGTGGTAAATATAAACGTTTAAAACATAGGGGGGTTGTTTGTGAAAAATGTGGAGTTGAAGTTACACAAACAAAAGTAAGAAGAGACAGGATGGGCCATATAGAATTAGCTTCTCCAATTGCACATATATGGTTTTTAAAATCATTACCTTCTAGAATAGGTTTATTACTCAATATGCCATTAAAAGATATAGAAAAAGTTTTATATTTTGAATCATATGTTGTTATAGAAGAAGGTATGTCATCTTTAGAAAGGAAACAAATTTTATCTGAAGAACAATATGTAAATTTATTAGAAGAATTTGGAAATGAATTTGAAGCAAAAATGGGAGCAGAAGCAATACAATATTTATTAAAAAATATTAATTTAAAAAAAGAATGTAAATTATTACGTAATGAATTATTGAATACTAATTCAGAAACTAAAAGAAAAAAAATAGCTAAAAGAATAAAATTATTAGAATCTTTTATATATTCAGGTAATAAACCAGAATGGATGATTATGAACATATTACCTGTATTACCTCCTGATTTAAGACCTTTAGTTCCATTAGATGGAGGTAGATTTGCAACATCAGATTTAAATGATTTATATAGAAGAGTTATAAATCGTAATAATAGATTAAAACGTTTATTAGAATTATCTGCTCCTGATATTATAATAAAAAATGAAAAAAGAATGTTACAAGAAGCAGTTGATGCATTATTAGATAATGGTAGAAGAGGTAAATCAATTATAGGATCTAATAAACGTCCATTAAAATCATTAGCAGATATGATCAAAGGAAAACAAGGAAGATTTAGACAAAATTTATTAGGTAAAAGAGTTGATTATTCAGGAAGATCTGTTATAACAGTTGGTCCTTATTTACATTTACACCAATGTGGTCTACCTAAAAAAATGGCACTAGAATTGTTTAAACCATTTATATATAGCAAATTAGAAATTAATGGATTTGCAACTACTATTAAATCTGCAAAAAAAATGGTAGAAAAAGAAGAACCAATAGTATGGGATATTTTAGATGAAGTAATTAAAGGGCATCCTGTTTTACTAAATAGAGCTCCTACTTTACATCGATTAGGTATACAAGCATTTGAACCACTTTTAATTGAAGGTAAGGCAATACAATTGCATCCTTTAGTATGTGCTGCCTATAATGCTGATTTTGATGGAGATCAAATGGCAGTACATGTTCCTTTAACATTGGAAGCACAATTAGAAGCAAGAATACTAATGATGTCTACTAATAATATTCTTTCCCCTGCAAATGGGGAACCAATTATCGTTCCTTCTCAGGATGTAGTATTAGGAATATATTATATGACTAAAGATAAAGTTAATGTAAATGGAGAAGGAATGATATTAACAGGTCCTAAAGAAGCTGAACGTGTTTATAATATTGGACAGGCAGATTTACATGCTTGTGTAAAAGTACGAATTAAAGAATATAATAAAGATTTAGTAACAAATAAATGGATTAAAAATAATATTATTGTAAATACTACTATTGGAAGAGCAATTTTTTGGAATCAAGTTCCTAAAGGCATACCATATTATATGGTAAATAAAACTTTAGGAAAAAAAGATATTTCTCAAATTTTAAATACATGTTATAGAATTTTAGGATTAAAATCTACAGTTATTTTTGCAGATCAAATTATGTATACTGGTTTTCATTATGCAGCTAAATCAGGTGCTTCTGTAGGTATCGATGATATCATTATACCTCATAATAAAGTTGAAATAATTAATGAAGCAGAATCTGAAGTTAATGAAATACAAGAACAATTTCAATCTGGTCTTGTTACTGCTGGTGAAAGATATAATAAAATTATCGATATTTGGGCTGCTGCTAATGAAAAAGTATCAAAATCCATGATGAAAAATTTATCTATTGAAAAAATAACTAATAAAAATGGTTCAACAATTAAACAAAGTTCTTTTAATAATATTTTTATGATGGCAGATTCTGGAGCTCGAGGTTCTGCTGCACAAATTAGACAATTAGCTGGCATGAGAGGTTTAATGGCAAAACCTGATGGTTCAATAATTGAAACTCCAATTATTGCTAATTTTAGAGAAGGGTTAAATGTTTTACAATATTTTATTTCTACTCATGGAGCTAGAAAAGGATTAGCTGACACTGCTTTAAAAACAGCAAATTCTGGATATTTAACTAGAAGATTAGTAGATGTAGCACAAGATTTAGTTATAACAGAAGATGATTGTTTAACTTTAAAAGGGATAAAAATTTCATCTATTATTACTGGGAAAGATATAAAAGAATCATTAAAAGAAAGAATTTTAGGTCGAGTAACAGCAGAAAATATTTATAAAAAAGATGGTAAAACAATTCTTATTTTTAGAAATACATTATTAAATGAAAAATATTGTGATATTCTAGAACATCATGCTATTGATAATATCAAAGTAAGATCTGTAGTTAGTTGTGAAACTATTTTTGGTGTATGTTCATATTGTTATGGACGTGATTTAGCTAGAGGACATATTATAAATAAAGGAGAAGCGATAGGAGTTATTGCTGCTCAATCAATAGGTGAACCAGGTACACAATTAACAATGCGCACATTCCATATTGGAGGTGCAGCATCACGATCAGCAGCAGAATCTAACATTCAAATCAAAAACAATGGAATTATAAAATTAGTAAATGTAAAATCAGTAATTAATTTTATTAAAAAATTAGTAGTTATTTCTAGAAATGCTGAATTAAAAATTATTAATAATTTAAATAAAATTATAGAAAGTTATAAAATACCATATGGAGCTATTATAACAAAAAAAAATGGATCTGATGTAAAATCAGGAGAAATAGTTTCATATTGGGATCCTCATACTATGCCAATTATTACAGAGGTAAGTGGTAAAGTAAAATTTATTGATATGTTAGAAGGACAAACAATTATAAAACAAACTGATGATTTAACTGGATTAACGTCTATTGTTGTATTAGATACTTCTGAAAGACCTTTTATAGGTAAAGATTTTAGACCTATGATTAAAATTATCAATAATAATAATGAAGATATAATAATATCTAGAAATGATATGCCAGCACATTATTTTTTACCTAATAAATCTATTATACATTTAGAAGATGGTAGTTACGTTAATGCTGGTGATATTTTAGCAAAAGTACCGCAAGATTCAGGTGGAACTAAAGATATTACAGGAGGACTTCCTAGAGTAGCAGATTTATTTGAAGCAAGAAAACCTAAAGATGCAGCTATTTTAGCTGAAATTAATGGTATTATTTCATTTGGAAAAGAGACAAAAGGGAAAAGAAGAATAATTATTACTCCTATTAATTCAAATATTAAACCACATGAAGAAATGATACCCAAATGGAGACAACTTAATGTTTTTGAAGGTGAATTAATAAATAAAGGAGATATTATTTCTGATGGTCCCGAATCTCCATACGATATTTTAAGATTAAAAGGTGTTAATGCTGTAACTAATTATATAATTAATGAAGTTCAAGATGTTTATAGATTACAAGGAGTCAAAATTAATGATAAACATATAGAAGTAATCATAAGACAAATGTTGCGTAAAGCAACAATAACTAAAATGGGAGATTCTGACTTTTTAGAAGGTGAACAATTAGAAATTTCTACAATTAGAAATATAAATAAAAAATTAAAAAAACAAGGAAAAAAAATAGTAGAATATAATCGAGATTTGTTAGGTATTACAAAAGCATCATTAGCAACTTCTTCTTTTATTTCAGCTGCTTCTTTTCAAGAAACAACTAGAGTTTTAACTGAATCTTCAGTTGCTGGAAAAAGTGATGAATTAAAAGGATTAAAAGAAAATGTAATTGTAGGAAGATTAATTCCTGCAGGTACTGGTTATACTTATCACATAAATCGTATTAATAAAAAGAAAATTAATAATAAATTAAATAACATTTCTTCTGCCGATTCTGCAGCTGCTAATTTAACTGAATTATTAAATGCTGATTCAAGTTAA
- the rpoB gene encoding DNA-directed RNA polymerase subunit beta, whose amino-acid sequence MVYSQTEKKRIRKDFGKRPQVLNIPYLLSIQIDSFKKFITKDHTGQSGLEAAFQSIFPIFSYSKHAKLEYVNYSLGKSLFTMKECHSRGMTYAVSIKVKLKLIIYDKEKSELPIKNIKEQEVYMGEIPLMTKNGTFIVNGIERVVVSQLHRSPGVFFDSDKGKTHSSGKILYNARIIPYRGSWLDFEFDSKDNIFVRIDRRRKLPVTIILRALGYDVEEILNIFFKKNIYKIQNKHFILKLIPDRLRGETAFFDIKNNNITYVEKGKRITLHHINRLKNDNVKYINIPIEYMVGKTVIKDYIDKITGEVIISANYPLTIDIINKIFCNQNTIETIFTNDLDHGSYISETLKLDNTTNRLDALVEIYRIMRPGEPPTKEAAELLLKKLFFVEDRYDLSPVGRMKFNRSLLRQNIIGPGILSKKDIVDVIQKLITIRNGNGNIDDIDHLGNRRIRSIGEMAENQFRIGLIRVERAVKERLSLGDLETLMPQDMINAKPISAALKEFFCSSQLSQFMDQNNPLSEITHKRRISALGPGGLTRERAGFEVRDVHPTHYGRVCPIETPEGPNIGLINSLSVYARTNEYGFLETPYRLVKNGFVTNKINYLSSIEEGNFIIAQANTNMDKNGYIIDDFITCRYKGEASFFKKKQINYMDVSTQQIVSVGASLIPFLEHDDANRALMGANMQRQAVPTLKTEKPLVGTGMERIVAIDSGVTIIAKNSGIVEYVDSTRIFIKNNIMDNNIDIYYLDKYIRSNQNTCINQTPCVNLGEYVKKGDVLADGPATDLGELALGQNMRVAFMPWNGYNFEDSILLSEKIVQKDKFTTIHIQELSCISRDTKLGAEEITSDIPNVSESSLSKLDECGIVYIGAEVKNGDILVGKITPKGETQLSPEEKLLRAIFGEKASDVKDTSLRVPNGMHGTVIDIQIFTRDGIKKDKRTIEIEEMQFKQIQENLLAEQKIFEKNILLNIKNFLLKKNIISDNIKNFDINFITSILISDEKNQKKINDFIKKYREIKKIFKKKIELEKIKITKGNDLAPGILKIIKVNLAVKRQIQPGDKIAGRHGNKGVISKICPVEDMPYDENGIPVDIVLNPLGVPSRMNIGQILETHLGMAAKGIGNKINNLLKEKKNIEKIRIFLNKAYSIGNNIRQNINLNNFTDNEILLLANNLKKGMPIATPVFDGANEKEIKELLKLSNLPISGQIKLYDGRTGEIFERSVTVGYMYMLKLNHLVDDKMHARSTGSYSLVTQQPLGGKAQFGGQRFGEMEVWALEAYGAAYTLQEMLTIKSDDVNGRTRMYKNIVDGNHKMNAGIPESFNVLLKEIRSLGLNINLENK is encoded by the coding sequence ATGGTTTATTCTCAAACTGAAAAAAAACGTATTCGTAAAGATTTTGGAAAAAGACCTCAAGTTTTAAATATTCCATATTTGCTTTCTATTCAGATAGATTCATTTAAAAAATTTATAACAAAAGATCATACAGGACAAAGTGGTTTAGAAGCTGCATTTCAAAGTATTTTCCCTATTTTTAGTTATAGTAAACATGCTAAATTAGAATATGTAAATTATAGTTTAGGAAAATCACTTTTTACTATGAAAGAATGTCATTCTAGAGGCATGACATATGCGGTATCTATAAAAGTAAAATTAAAATTAATTATTTATGATAAAGAAAAATCTGAATTACCTATTAAAAATATAAAAGAACAAGAAGTATATATGGGAGAGATACCATTAATGACAAAAAATGGTACTTTTATAGTTAATGGTATTGAACGTGTAGTAGTTTCACAATTACATAGAAGTCCTGGAGTTTTTTTTGATAGTGATAAAGGAAAAACCCATTCATCAGGTAAAATATTATATAACGCTCGTATTATTCCTTATAGGGGTTCTTGGTTAGATTTCGAATTTGATTCTAAAGATAATATTTTTGTACGTATAGATAGAAGAAGAAAATTACCAGTTACAATCATTTTACGTGCTTTAGGTTATGATGTAGAAGAAATATTAAATATTTTTTTTAAAAAAAATATTTATAAAATACAAAATAAACATTTTATATTAAAATTAATACCAGATAGATTAAGAGGTGAAACAGCATTTTTTGATATTAAAAATAATAATATTACTTATGTAGAAAAAGGCAAAAGAATTACTTTACATCATATTAATCGTTTAAAAAATGATAATGTTAAATATATTAATATACCTATAGAATATATGGTAGGTAAAACTGTTATTAAAGATTATATAGATAAAATTACTGGTGAAGTAATTATTTCGGCAAATTATCCTCTAACAATAGATATTATCAATAAAATTTTTTGTAATCAAAATACTATTGAAACAATTTTTACTAATGATTTAGATCATGGATCTTATATTTCTGAAACATTAAAATTAGATAATACAACTAACCGTTTAGATGCTTTAGTAGAAATTTATAGGATAATGCGACCAGGAGAACCTCCTACAAAAGAAGCTGCTGAACTTTTACTTAAAAAATTATTTTTTGTTGAAGATCGTTATGATTTATCTCCTGTAGGAAGAATGAAATTTAATCGTTCATTATTACGTCAAAATATTATCGGTCCTGGAATTTTAAGTAAAAAAGATATTGTAGATGTTATTCAAAAATTAATTACCATTCGAAATGGTAATGGAAATATTGATGATATTGATCATTTAGGTAATAGAAGAATTCGTTCTATTGGGGAAATGGCAGAAAATCAATTTCGTATAGGTTTAATTCGTGTAGAAAGAGCTGTTAAAGAAAGATTGTCTTTAGGAGATTTAGAAACTTTAATGCCTCAAGATATGATAAATGCAAAACCTATTTCTGCAGCTCTTAAAGAGTTTTTTTGTTCTAGTCAATTATCACAATTTATGGATCAAAATAATCCATTATCAGAAATTACACATAAAAGACGTATTTCTGCTTTAGGTCCAGGAGGTTTAACTAGAGAAAGAGCAGGATTTGAAGTACGAGATGTTCATCCTACACACTATGGTAGAGTATGTCCAATAGAAACACCTGAAGGACCTAATATTGGTTTAATTAATTCATTATCAGTTTATGCAAGAACAAACGAATATGGATTTTTAGAAACACCTTATAGATTAGTTAAAAATGGATTTGTTACTAATAAAATTAATTATTTATCTTCTATAGAAGAAGGTAATTTTATTATCGCTCAAGCTAATACTAATATGGATAAAAATGGATATATCATTGATGATTTTATTACATGTCGTTATAAAGGAGAAGCAAGTTTTTTTAAAAAAAAACAAATTAATTATATGGATGTTTCTACACAACAAATTGTTTCTGTAGGTGCTTCTTTAATCCCTTTTTTAGAACATGATGATGCTAATCGAGCATTAATGGGTGCTAATATGCAGAGACAAGCAGTACCTACATTAAAAACTGAAAAACCATTAGTAGGAACTGGTATGGAACGCATTGTAGCTATAGATTCTGGTGTAACTATTATTGCTAAAAATTCTGGAATTGTAGAATATGTAGATTCTACACGTATTTTCATAAAAAATAATATTATGGATAATAACATAGATATTTATTATTTAGATAAATATATAAGATCAAATCAAAATACATGCATTAATCAAACACCATGTGTAAATTTAGGTGAATATGTAAAAAAAGGTGATGTATTAGCTGATGGACCTGCTACAGATTTAGGTGAATTAGCATTAGGTCAAAATATGAGAGTAGCTTTTATGCCATGGAATGGATATAATTTTGAGGATTCTATTTTACTATCTGAAAAAATTGTACAAAAAGATAAGTTTACTACTATACATATACAAGAATTATCTTGTATATCACGTGATACAAAATTAGGAGCAGAAGAAATTACATCTGATATACCAAATGTAAGTGAATCTTCTTTATCTAAATTAGATGAATGTGGAATAGTATATATTGGTGCGGAAGTAAAAAATGGAGATATTCTTGTAGGTAAAATAACTCCTAAAGGAGAAACTCAATTATCACCAGAAGAAAAATTATTACGTGCAATTTTTGGTGAAAAAGCTTCTGATGTGAAAGATACTTCTTTAAGGGTCCCTAACGGAATGCATGGAACTGTTATTGATATACAAATTTTTACAAGAGATGGAATAAAGAAAGATAAAAGAACTATAGAAATAGAAGAAATGCAATTTAAACAAATTCAAGAAAATTTATTAGCTGAACAAAAAATTTTTGAAAAAAATATACTTTTGAATATAAAAAATTTTTTATTAAAAAAAAATATTATTAGTGATAATATTAAAAATTTTGATATAAATTTTATTACTTCTATCCTTATTAGTGATGAAAAAAATCAAAAAAAAATTAATGATTTTATTAAAAAATATAGAGAAATAAAAAAAATTTTTAAAAAAAAAATAGAGTTAGAAAAAATTAAAATAACAAAAGGAAATGATTTAGCTCCTGGTATTTTAAAAATTATTAAAGTAAATTTAGCTGTTAAAAGACAAATACAACCAGGAGATAAAATAGCAGGAAGACATGGTAATAAAGGAGTTATTTCTAAAATTTGTCCTGTAGAAGATATGCCTTATGATGAAAATGGAATTCCCGTTGATATTGTATTAAACCCCTTAGGTGTTCCTTCTAGAATGAATATAGGACAAATTTTAGAAACTCATTTAGGTATGGCTGCAAAAGGCATCGGAAATAAAATTAATAATTTATTAAAAGAAAAAAAAAACATAGAAAAAATACGTATTTTTCTTAATAAAGCCTATAGTATAGGTAATAATATACGTCAAAATATAAATTTAAATAATTTTACTGATAACGAAATTCTTTTATTAGCAAACAATTTAAAAAAAGGTATGCCTATTGCTACACCAGTTTTTGATGGAGCTAATGAAAAAGAAATTAAAGAATTATTAAAATTATCTAATTTACCAATTTCTGGTCAAATAAAATTATATGATGGACGTACAGGAGAAATTTTTGAAAGATCAGTTACAGTCGGATATATGTATATGTTAAAACTAAATCATTTAGTAGATGATAAAATGCATGCTAGATCTACAGGTTCATATAGTCTTGTAACTCAACAACCATTAGGTGGAAAAGCCCAATTTGGAGGACAAAGATTTGGTGAAATGGAAGTATGGGCTTTAGAAGCATATGGAGCAGCATATACATTACAAGAAATGTTAACAATAAAATCTGATGATGTAAATGGTAGAACAAGAATGTATAAAAATATAGTTGACGGTAATCATAAAATGAATGCTGGCATTCCAGAATCTTTTAATGTATTACTTAAAGAAATACGTTCATTAGGTTTAAATATTAATTTAGAAAATAAATAA
- the rplL gene encoding 50S ribosomal protein L7/L12: protein MAITKEQIIKAIESMSIMDIMDLINSMEKKFGVSSIITNKQNNNQQQEKKEEQTEFSIYLKGIGNNKISVIKTVRNIMNLGLKEAKDLVESAPVVLKESISKQEALDLESKLKISGAEIEIK from the coding sequence ATGGCTATAACTAAAGAACAAATAATAAAAGCTATAGAATCAATGTCTATTATGGATATAATGGATTTAATTAATTCTATGGAAAAAAAATTTGGTGTTTCTAGTATTATAACAAATAAACAAAATAATAATCAACAACAAGAAAAAAAAGAAGAACAAACTGAATTTAGCATATATCTTAAAGGTATAGGAAATAATAAAATTTCTGTTATAAAAACTGTTAGAAATATTATGAATTTAGGATTAAAAGAAGCTAAAGATTTAGTAGAATCAGCTCCTGTAGTATTAAAAGAATCTATTTCTAAACAAGAAGCATTAGATTTAGAATCTAAATTAAAAATTTCTGGAGCAGAAATAGAAATTAAATAA
- the rplJ gene encoding 50S ribosomal protein L10, with protein MSSNLKKKKMIVAKISKINKRALSAVIANFSGVNNNNLNKLRKKSKDKNVIINIIRNKLLKLIIKGSSFECLNPLIHGPTLIAYSFKHPGSAARLLKKFSKLDENLIIKAASFDNKIINSKNINFLAELPTYKEAIVRFLLIIKDISIGKFYRILIAVKNIK; from the coding sequence ATGTCATCAAATCTAAAAAAAAAAAAAATGATTGTTGCAAAAATAAGTAAAATAAATAAACGTGCTTTATCAGCTGTTATTGCTAATTTTTCTGGTGTTAATAATAACAATTTAAATAAATTAAGAAAAAAAAGTAAAGATAAAAATGTTATTATCAATATTATAAGAAATAAATTATTAAAATTAATTATCAAAGGTAGTAGTTTTGAATGTTTAAATCCTTTAATACATGGTCCTACACTAATAGCTTATTCATTTAAACATCCTGGTTCTGCTGCTCGTTTACTAAAAAAATTTAGTAAATTAGATGAAAATTTAATAATTAAAGCAGCATCATTTGATAATAAAATAATAAATAGTAAAAATATTAATTTTTTAGCTGAATTACCTACATATAAAGAAGCTATTGTACGTTTTTTACTAATTATAAAAGATATTTCTATAGGAAAATTTTATAGAATCTTAATTGCAGTTAAAAACATAAAATAA
- the rplA gene encoding 50S ribosomal protein L1 translates to MIKLTKRMKFMYENINVKKQFSIEKAIDKLKTLSKVKFIESIDVAIILDIDPKKTEQNIRGIISLPYGTGKNIRIAVFADGKEAIQAKELGIKLVGMNDLLIKITNGEKNFDIVISTPEAMNLVTKLGPILGPKGLMPNPKLGTITNDINKTIKKIRDGQINFRNDKNGIIHTIIGKINFENKKIKENLKSLLKILKKYKPIQLKNNFFKKIYISSTMGISLNITKDCIDLLN, encoded by the coding sequence ATGATAAAATTAACAAAACGAATGAAATTCATGTATGAAAATATAAATGTTAAAAAACAATTTTCTATTGAAAAAGCTATTGATAAGTTAAAAACTTTAAGTAAAGTTAAATTTATTGAAAGTATTGATGTTGCTATTATTTTAGACATAGATCCTAAAAAAACTGAACAAAATATTAGAGGAATTATATCTCTACCTTATGGCACCGGAAAAAACATTAGAATAGCAGTTTTTGCCGATGGTAAAGAGGCAATACAAGCTAAAGAATTAGGAATAAAATTAGTTGGCATGAACGATTTATTAATAAAAATTACTAATGGAGAAAAAAATTTTGATATAGTTATTTCTACTCCAGAAGCTATGAATTTAGTTACTAAATTAGGACCTATTTTAGGACCTAAAGGATTAATGCCTAATCCTAAATTAGGTACAATTACAAATGATATAAACAAAACAATAAAAAAAATACGTGATGGACAAATTAATTTTCGTAATGATAAAAATGGTATTATTCATACTATTATAGGTAAAATTAATTTTGAAAATAAAAAAATTAAAGAAAATTTAAAAAGTTTATTAAAAATTTTAAAAAAATACAAACCAATACAATTAAAAAATAACTTTTTTAAAAAAATATATATATCTTCTACTATGGGTATATCTTTAAATATTACAAAAGATTGTATTGATTTGTTAAATTAA